Proteins found in one Lycium ferocissimum isolate CSIRO_LF1 chromosome 6, AGI_CSIRO_Lferr_CH_V1, whole genome shotgun sequence genomic segment:
- the LOC132061372 gene encoding uncharacterized protein LOC132061372 yields the protein MKLRSAYESISMIDSVDIIDEAVEFKMEKESLGEALAGILVNFDAKDMEGYMETVNSLVGLGSYSYHPKKLNLDLENRTTPPAKPSIIEPLKLELKCYTSEDFPSTCSEKTDEGHDVYDVSITLLTEEQIERLLEVVCEYRRAIGWTIGYVNIKSSWRGTASRVSPIQCVPKKSDITVVPNAKNELIPMRTVTGWRVCMDYRKLNTATCKDHFPMPFIDQMLDRLAGRSYYCFLHGYSGYNQINIALEDQEKTTFTCPCGIFAFSRMPFGLCSAPDTFQRCMMSIFSSMVEDFLEVFTDDFSAVGDSFDDCLSHLGQVLKRCEETNLVLNWEKCHFMVKEGIILGHKSLKRELRSIK from the exons ATGAAGTTACGAAGTGCTTATGAGAGCATTTCGATGATTGATTCtgttgatattattgatgaAGCGGTGGAATTCAAGATGGAAAAAGAAAGTTTGGGTGAAGCTCTGGCTGGTATTCTCGTAAACTTTGATGCTAAAGACATGGAGGGTTATATGGAGACGGTTAACTCGCTTGTTGGGTTGGGTTCATATTCTTACCACCCAAAGAAGCTGAATCTTGATctggaaaatagaacaactcctcCAGCAAAGCCTTCGATCATTGAACCACTGAAGTTGGAGcttaagtgttacacctcggaagaTTTCCCGTCAACGTGCAGTGAAAAGACTGacgaagggcacgacgtatacgatgtttcgataa CACTACTGACTGAGGAACAGATTGAGCGACTGTTGGAGGTAGTGTGTGAATATAGGCGTGCCATTGGTTGGACCATAGGATATGTGAACATAAAATCTAGTTGGAGGGGGACAGCAAGCCGG GTGAGCCCAATCCAATGTGTTCCAAAAAAGAGCGACATCACAGTGGTGCccaatgcaaagaatgagctgATTCCGATGAGGACTGTAACCGGATGGAGAGTTTGCATGGATTATCGCAAGCTCAACACTGCCACTTGCAAGGATCACTTccctatgccttttattgatcaaatgcttgatcggCTAGCGGGGAGATCTTATTATTGCTTTCTTCATGGTTATTCGGGCTACAATCAGATCAATATTGCCTTAGAAGATCAAGAGAAGACGACTTTTACTTGTCCTTGTGGGATATTTGCGTTCAGCCGAATGCCCTTTGGGTTGTGTAGTGCACCAGACACTTttcagaggtgcatgatgtcgATCTTTTCTAGTATGGTAGAAGACTTCTTGGAAGTGTTCACGGATGATTTCTCTGCTGTGGGTGATTCATTTGATGATTGTCTTAGCCATCTGGGTCAAGTGCTGAAAAGATGTGAGGAGACAAATCTCgtgctaaattgggagaagtgccactttatggtgaaggaagggatcatCCTCGGCCACaaatctctgaaaagggaatTAAGGTCGATCAAGTAA